The Glutamicibacter mishrai DNA window TGATCATCGCGGTCACCGCCACCGTAGCCTTGGAATCCAACCCGGCCAGCGGTTCATCCAGTACAAGGATGGACGGCTTGGCAGCGGACAACGCCGCCAGCGCGACCAATCGTTCCTGGCCTCCTGAGAGCTTGGAGGGGTCGCGTTCCAGCAGATGTTCCAGAGACAGCCGCGTGGAAAGCTCGGTGATGAGCTCTGTCATCTCTTCGCGGGGCATTCCTTCGTTCTCCCGCGCGAAGACCAGCTCTTCTGCAACTGTCTGGCGAATCCTCGAAAGGTAGAGAGCGGCATCCTGGGGCAGCAATCCCACGTGCCTGGCCCAGCCGGCGACGTCGATTCGCGCCGAATGCTCCGGCGAATAATCAATCCGTTGACCCGCCAGGATAAGTGGTCCCTCGCACCGATCGGCTCCCGGCCGCGGAAGCATGCCGGCCAGCACCTCGCCCAATGTGGACTTCCCGGAACCCGAATCCCCCGCAATGACAGTCAGGGACCCCGGAGATAATTCCAGCTCGATTGCGCGCAAGGTATCGCGATCCGCGTCTGCGTAGCGGAAGCTTCCCAGCCTGAGGTGCAGCGCCGCGGTGGTTCCGGCGTGTCCACGGTGATCCATATCCATCATGCGGCTCCTCCGAATGGCATCAGAATCGCTACCGGCACCAGCACCGAGCTCAGCAGGGCAACCCAGCGCACGCCCCGCTGGATCTGCGAGTCTGCGACTAGGCGCAATCTGCTGTGCTCACCGCGGGCCGGGAAACCGCGCGCGGCCAGATGAACCGAACGGTCATGGGCATCCTGCACCGAGGAAAGTACCAGAGGCACAGCACGCAGCCTCAGGCGCTGCAGCCACCCGGCCAACCCACGGCCGGTCCCTGCCTTCCGCAAGGCTTGGGCTTCGCCGATGGCATGCTGCTTTTCCATCATCTGCGGAAGAAGGAACAACGTGGATGCCAACAGGTATCCCGCCTGCGGTGGAGCGGGAGACAAATCAATGGCTGCCACCAGTTGGTGCTTATCGATGAGCAAACCGCAGAGCAAGCCGACCACCACCAGCACCGCTGTGCGCAAAGCCAATGCCGCTGCAATCTCTACTCCCCCACGCGTCAGGCTGATTGGTCCCCAGGCAGCAATTACCGGAGACGAATCCCGGGATGCCAGTCCATGAATCATCAGCAAGGACAGCAGGGTTGGAAGCATGATTGCACCGCTAAGCGCCGCGAGTTTGCGGGCTTTGCCGGCCACCGCGCCAATGGCCATGCACAGGACTATCACCGCGCAGCTCAGCCACCATACGTTGGCAGCCGTGGCTACGGCAACCGTGAACACTGCGAGGCAAAGCACGGTAAAAGGGTGCAACTCGGTGATGCGGCGCTTCATCGGTGTACTACTTGTTTCCGCTCTTGCCTAGCACCTTGTAGCGGCGGATGAATTCGAAGGAACCGCTCAGGCGCTTCGGCAGGGCGAAGACCAGCAGTGCCGCAATAAGGAAGACAATGGCCTTATCTCCCGGATCGGAGATCAGGGCCTGCTTGGTGACTGCGGAGAGCAGCGAATCACCCATGGAACGGAAGGCTGCAACTACTGCGCCGGTACCGACTCCCGAGGTGCCGCCGTAAACGAAGGCAGCCACTGGGGAAGAGACCACGCCCACCAGCACACCGGAAACCAGACCGGCGATTGGGGCAAGGTAGGGCCGGCGCAAGGCTCCGTAGCGGGCGGCAGTTCCGGCAAGGAAACCGACCAGCGCGGCTCCGGCTGCGAATGGCAGGACAGTGGGAGCGAACAGCGACCAGATCAGGGTGCTGAGCACACCGGTGGCGGCACCGGCACGGCGTCCGGCCAGGAAGCCCACCAATACGGTGCCGATGGAATCCAGGTAGAGCGGGATCATGACGGATCCGACGAATTGGCCCAGGATGATGTTCAGCGCCAGGGCGACCGGGATCAGCGTCAGGGCAGAAACTGGCAGATCCGGCAGGACTGCGAGCAGCAGCAGCATGGCAGCGATCAGGTAAGCGGCGAAAGTTGCCAGAGCAACTCCCTGGCCCAGCCCTTCAACGATTCCCGCTGGTTGGGTGATGACCAGAAACAGGTAAGTTCCAACGAGAAGCAGGGTTCCCGCGGCGCCGAGCACCCGGCGGCGCAGGAGCTGGGTCGGTGATGCTTCGGGCAAGAGAAGATTCGGTGACATGATGAGGCAATCTTGGGTATACGAGTTAATTGCGCGCAGGATTGCTCCCGCAACGCGCGAATGGCGGGTCTATGTCACCTCGACCCGGTAGAAGATTCTAGCCCACCTGCCTGCGCTCAGGA harbors:
- a CDS encoding energy-coupling factor transporter transmembrane component T family protein; translated protein: MKRRITELHPFTVLCLAVFTVAVATAANVWWLSCAVIVLCMAIGAVAGKARKLAALSGAIMLPTLLSLLMIHGLASRDSSPVIAAWGPISLTRGGVEIAAALALRTAVLVVVGLLCGLLIDKHQLVAAIDLSPAPPQAGYLLASTLFLLPQMMEKQHAIGEAQALRKAGTGRGLAGWLQRLRLRAVPLVLSSVQDAHDRSVHLAARGFPARGEHSRLRLVADSQIQRGVRWVALLSSVLVPVAILMPFGGAA
- a CDS encoding ECF transporter S component; this encodes MSPNLLLPEASPTQLLRRRVLGAAGTLLLVGTYLFLVITQPAGIVEGLGQGVALATFAAYLIAAMLLLLAVLPDLPVSALTLIPVALALNIILGQFVGSVMIPLYLDSIGTVLVGFLAGRRAGAATGVLSTLIWSLFAPTVLPFAAGAALVGFLAGTAARYGALRRPYLAPIAGLVSGVLVGVVSSPVAAFVYGGTSGVGTGAVVAAFRSMGDSLLSAVTKQALISDPGDKAIVFLIAALLVFALPKRLSGSFEFIRRYKVLGKSGNK